In Pecten maximus chromosome 10, xPecMax1.1, whole genome shotgun sequence, one genomic interval encodes:
- the LOC117336901 gene encoding nurim-like, whose amino-acid sequence MLLKVLFSIPLCIATCYAMCILSFNAMTFFSFQKTHTVYIVQDSKEVLKILLFDLLLVGVFVLQHSLMASRLYKDLIGRRLGFLQRSVYTIISCITLKLLFENWKTVSGWDIWFWDLRDSPVTSGFFFLVHTVAWCVLVLEHALMEPFYLIGVKQVYYWLWGEVSPWQYMSRRLQSLIVHMPHPGVLCFLILLWVYPHMSLDRWLISTLLTWYTYLGLGQVTNKDYIYIEEQTKVRMTTSSRRVVD is encoded by the exons atgttgttaaaaGTGCTGTTTTCCATACCTCTTTGCATAGCGACATGCTATGCAATGTGTATCCTTTCTTTTAACGCAATGACTTTCTTTTCATTCCAGAAGACACATACGGTATACATCGTTCAAG ATTCCAAAGAAGTCTTGAAGATTTTGCTGTTTGATCTACTCTTAGTAGGAGTGTTTGTATTACAACACAGCTTGATGGCAAGTCGTCTGTACAAAGACTTAATTGGGAGAAGGCTGGGATTCCTGCAGAGATCTGTTTACACTATTATTTCTTGTATTACTCTTAAG CTTTTGTTCGAAAACTGGAAAACAGTCAGTGGATGGGATATATGGTTTTGGGACCTGCGTGATTCTCCAGTTACATCTGGGTTCTTTTTCTTGGTTCATACAGTTGCTTGGTGTGTCCTGGTCCTGGAACATGCATTGATGGAACCTTTCTACCTCATAGGGGTGAAACAG GTGTACTACTGGCTGTGGGGGGAGGTGTCCCCTTGGCAGTACATGTCTCGGAGGTTACAGAGTCTCATTGTCCACATGCCACACCCTGGTGTCCTGTGTTTCCTCATCCTACTGTGGGTATACCCACACATGTCCCTGGACCGCTGGCTCATATCTACCCTCCTTACCTGGTACACCTACCTAGGACTGGGTCAGGTCACCAACAAggactatatatacatagaggAACAAACCAAAGTCAGAATGACCACCAGTTCAAGACGTGTTGTAGATTGA